Proteins from one Thermococcus sp. M36 genomic window:
- a CDS encoding methyltransferase domain-containing protein, whose translation MDELYFLTAREAKRLLLSSGKVRLNLDLRKTNRTFEIERDGEGFVFPDGTRVERDVIERIARDEGSVYFIRNGVYKAAIAGEHFYKLVPTIPPTIEINGIRMHRTKDVNPLQDTRNKVNAVKPKEGETVLDTCMGLGYTAIEAAKRGAYVITVEKDPNVLELARINPWSRELFTGGKIQIIRGDASEVVKKFRPGSFDAVIHDPPRFSLAGHLYSEEFYRELYRVLKPGGRLFHYVGNPGKKYRRKDLQKGVMERLRKAGFVGVRRVEEALGVVARKPEKEKDKD comes from the coding sequence ATGGATGAACTATACTTCCTGACCGCAAGGGAAGCGAAAAGATTGCTCCTTTCGAGCGGGAAGGTCAGGCTCAACCTCGACCTCAGGAAAACGAACAGGACGTTCGAGATAGAGCGCGACGGTGAGGGCTTCGTCTTCCCGGACGGCACAAGGGTTGAGCGTGATGTGATAGAGAGGATCGCGAGAGATGAGGGGAGCGTTTACTTTATCAGAAACGGCGTTTACAAGGCTGCAATAGCTGGTGAGCACTTCTACAAGCTTGTGCCGACGATACCGCCGACGATAGAGATAAACGGCATCAGGATGCACCGCACGAAGGATGTAAACCCCCTCCAGGATACTAGAAACAAGGTGAACGCCGTGAAGCCTAAAGAGGGCGAGACCGTCCTCGACACCTGCATGGGCCTCGGCTACACCGCGATAGAGGCGGCGAAGAGGGGTGCCTACGTCATAACCGTCGAGAAGGACCCGAACGTCCTCGAACTCGCGCGCATAAACCCCTGGAGCAGGGAGTTGTTCACAGGGGGAAAAATCCAGATAATACGGGGAGATGCCTCAGAGGTCGTCAAGAAGTTCAGGCCGGGGAGCTTTGATGCTGTTATCCATGACCCGCCGCGCTTTTCACTAGCCGGGCACCTCTACTCCGAGGAGTTCTACCGCGAGCTGTACCGCGTTCTAAAACCTGGAGGGAGGCTGTTCCACTACGTGGGCAACCCGGGGAAGAAGTATCGGAGGAAGGACCTCCAGAAGGGCGTGATGGAGCGGTTGAGGAAGGCTGGCTTCGTCGGGGTCAGGCGCGTTGAGGAAGCACTTGGGGTTGTGGCGAGGAAGCCAGAAAAGGAAAAGGATAAGGATTAA
- a CDS encoding MFS transporter, with protein sequence MDKKWSSVLLDTLVMTAGFGTLTMMAVAKPDVIAHFGIGSAEYEWQHIAYVFGLFIAFLLGHTRIYEGSFKKSVAIALSWAAIAQALIPLAPNWYTVVFLRFIQGFVVTLVPLFSTQIAHFFVAERPFAKGIILSGIFWGGVFGSISAKYAVGAFGWKGGFWVTVLIMYAVLALWWLFTEDFEIIHKTEGGERANVWKMPFTWVLGLTFFPALWVIFTIVGFSSSLGYDMGWTKEHVATLSTSLNVSKALWSIGMGYVGYLLSRKNPTARGLFRAIVQVMIFSYAVAFVGLIIYGKAMLAGNYSLALASVVLIGALQGTGPAFWTSAPATYPKSIFPKASFALGLISNSANVIAPGLTDALARQSTGLALGELAVMPLLGILTLVVVSRMRLPVEELGDEA encoded by the coding sequence ATGGATAAAAAGTGGAGCTCAGTCCTGCTCGACACTCTCGTCATGACAGCAGGCTTTGGGACCCTCACCATGATGGCAGTCGCAAAGCCCGATGTGATAGCACACTTCGGAATCGGAAGCGCCGAGTACGAGTGGCAGCACATAGCTTACGTTTTCGGTCTCTTCATAGCGTTCCTCCTCGGACACACCCGGATATACGAGGGGAGCTTCAAGAAGAGCGTCGCGATAGCCCTGAGCTGGGCGGCAATAGCGCAGGCGCTCATACCGCTCGCACCCAACTGGTACACCGTAGTCTTCCTCAGGTTCATCCAGGGTTTCGTGGTCACGCTCGTGCCGCTCTTCAGCACCCAGATAGCACACTTCTTCGTCGCCGAGAGGCCCTTTGCTAAAGGCATAATTCTCTCCGGAATCTTCTGGGGAGGTGTCTTCGGAAGCATAAGCGCCAAGTACGCGGTTGGAGCCTTTGGCTGGAAGGGCGGCTTCTGGGTCACGGTCCTCATAATGTACGCGGTCCTTGCCCTTTGGTGGCTCTTTACGGAGGACTTTGAGATAATTCACAAGACCGAAGGGGGAGAGAGGGCAAACGTCTGGAAGATGCCCTTCACCTGGGTGCTGGGCCTCACGTTCTTCCCGGCCCTGTGGGTGATATTCACGATAGTCGGCTTCTCCTCTTCCCTCGGTTACGATATGGGCTGGACAAAGGAGCACGTCGCAACACTGAGCACGAGCCTCAACGTATCCAAAGCCCTCTGGAGCATAGGTATGGGCTATGTCGGATATCTGCTCTCAAGGAAGAACCCCACTGCAAGGGGATTATTCAGGGCTATCGTCCAGGTCATGATATTCTCGTACGCAGTCGCATTTGTCGGCCTGATCATCTACGGTAAGGCCATGCTGGCGGGCAACTACAGCCTGGCCCTCGCCTCGGTTGTCCTCATCGGCGCCCTCCAGGGAACTGGGCCGGCGTTCTGGACCAGCGCACCGGCGACGTATCCAAAGAGCATCTTCCCCAAGGCCAGCTTTGCCCTTGGCCTCATATCAAACTCCGCCAACGTCATAGCCCCCGGCCTGACTGACGCCCTCGCCAGGCAGAGCACCGGGCTGGCCCTGGGCGAGCTGGCCGTGATGCCGCTCCTGGGTATCCTGACGCTAGTCGTTGTTTCTAGGATGAGGCTCCCTGTGGAGGAGCTCGGCGATGAGGCCTAA
- the cgi121 gene encoding KEOPS complex subunit Cgi121 gives MKTLGKGIHISRVYVENADRLIPHLGGNVQAVRSDCWRAVAFAALLAVRSFERKTNRAKTPGGEFLLRLAGTLQISDAIRKIGVVEGENYLVVFGSREEASEIIEKLGLRELPLTSCGDEKVKTFFEKAALVEVL, from the coding sequence ATGAAAACGCTAGGGAAAGGAATCCACATATCCAGGGTGTACGTGGAAAATGCCGACAGGCTGATTCCACACCTAGGCGGCAACGTCCAAGCGGTTAGGAGCGACTGCTGGCGGGCGGTGGCATTTGCAGCACTGCTTGCGGTTCGCTCCTTTGAGAGGAAGACAAACCGTGCAAAAACTCCCGGTGGGGAGTTCCTCCTCCGTCTGGCCGGAACGCTTCAGATAAGCGACGCAATAAGGAAGATCGGTGTGGTGGAAGGGGAGAACTACCTGGTGGTCTTCGGTTCCCGCGAGGAGGCGTCTGAAATCATTGAAAAGCTCGGACTGAGGGAGCTCCCCCTAACCAGCTGCGGGGATGAAAAAGTGAAAACTTTTTTTGAAAAGGCTGCCCTCGTTGAAGTTTTGTAG
- a CDS encoding ribbon-helix-helix domain-containing protein, whose translation MSKMRIVSVQLPQGLINAMDQLVRRGVYPNRSEIIREAIRELLKRELYRLETEERSTPDYILK comes from the coding sequence ATGAGCAAAATGCGTATCGTCAGTGTACAGCTCCCCCAGGGCCTGATAAACGCCATGGATCAGCTCGTTAGGAGGGGCGTGTATCCCAACAGGAGTGAAATAATCAGGGAGGCAATACGCGAACTTCTGAAGAGGGAGCTGTACCGGCTTGAGACTGAAGAACGCTCAACACCTGACTACATCCTGAAATAA
- a CDS encoding S9 family peptidase has protein sequence MSSIEWNHETFSKFAYLNDPRVKGNFVAYTLTKTNMKDNRYESTVVVEDLKTGARRFIENASMPRISPDGNKLAFMRPNEEKKTGEIWVADLRTMSAKKVLEVKNVRSIQWNDDSRRLLVVGFKRRDDEDFVFDDDVPAWFDNMGFFDGEKTTFWVLDTESEEVIDQFEKPRFSSGLWHGDAVVINVPHREGSKPTLFKFWDIYLWKAGEEERLFERVSFMAVDSDGESLLLHGKREKKYMSEHEWLYIWDGELKPVYEGPLDVYSAKLDGGKVYFLVPDAGRVNLYIWDRDVEPAVVGDHWIYGFDVDGGKVALLIATAMRIAELYLYDGELKQLTDYNGPIFERLKTFEPRHFRFKSLDLEIDGWYLKPELKEGEKAPVIVFVHGGPKGMYGHRFVYEMQLMANKGYYVVFVNPRGSNGYDEDFALRVLERTGLEDFQDIMNGIEEFFKLEPQADRERVGITGISYGGFMTNWALTQSDLFKAGISENGISYWLTSYAFSDIGLWYDVEVIGPNPLENENYRKLSPLFYADRVKAPILLIHSLEDYRCPLDQSLMFYNVLRDMGKEAYIAIFRRGPHGHSIRGKPKHRAKRYKLFIEFFERKLKKYEEGFDVGKILKGEGKNGEN, from the coding sequence ATGAGCAGTATCGAATGGAACCACGAGACCTTTTCTAAGTTTGCCTACCTTAACGACCCGAGGGTGAAGGGGAACTTCGTTGCCTATACCCTTACAAAGACCAACATGAAGGACAACAGGTACGAGAGCACCGTTGTGGTTGAAGACCTCAAAACCGGGGCCAGACGCTTCATTGAAAACGCCTCGATGCCGAGGATCTCTCCCGATGGCAACAAGCTCGCCTTCATGCGCCCCAACGAGGAGAAAAAGACGGGCGAGATATGGGTCGCTGACCTGAGGACGATGAGCGCCAAGAAGGTTCTGGAAGTGAAGAACGTCCGCTCAATCCAGTGGAACGACGACTCAAGAAGGCTGCTCGTTGTCGGATTCAAACGCCGTGATGACGAGGACTTCGTCTTCGACGACGATGTTCCGGCCTGGTTTGATAACATGGGCTTCTTCGACGGCGAAAAGACCACCTTCTGGGTTCTCGACACAGAGAGCGAGGAGGTAATAGATCAGTTCGAGAAGCCGAGGTTTTCGAGCGGCCTCTGGCACGGAGATGCAGTAGTTATCAACGTCCCGCACAGGGAGGGAAGCAAGCCAACCCTCTTCAAGTTCTGGGACATCTACCTCTGGAAAGCTGGCGAGGAGGAGAGGCTCTTCGAGCGCGTTTCCTTCATGGCGGTAGATTCCGATGGAGAGAGTCTGCTTCTCCACGGGAAGAGGGAGAAGAAGTACATGAGTGAGCATGAGTGGCTCTACATCTGGGACGGCGAGCTGAAGCCCGTCTATGAAGGTCCACTCGACGTTTACAGCGCCAAGCTCGACGGCGGAAAGGTTTACTTCCTCGTGCCGGACGCGGGCAGGGTCAACCTCTACATCTGGGACAGGGATGTTGAGCCTGCTGTGGTGGGCGACCACTGGATTTACGGCTTCGACGTGGACGGTGGAAAAGTCGCCCTTCTGATAGCTACCGCAATGAGAATAGCGGAGCTCTACCTCTACGACGGCGAGCTGAAGCAGCTCACCGACTACAACGGGCCGATATTCGAGAGGCTCAAAACCTTTGAGCCGAGGCACTTCCGCTTCAAGTCCCTTGACCTTGAGATAGACGGCTGGTACCTCAAACCGGAGCTGAAGGAGGGCGAGAAGGCGCCGGTTATAGTCTTCGTCCACGGTGGGCCGAAGGGAATGTACGGCCACCGCTTTGTCTACGAGATGCAGTTAATGGCGAACAAGGGCTACTACGTCGTCTTCGTGAACCCGCGCGGGAGCAACGGCTACGACGAGGACTTTGCCCTCCGCGTGCTGGAGAGAACCGGTCTGGAGGACTTCCAGGACATAATGAACGGCATTGAGGAGTTCTTTAAGCTCGAACCCCAAGCAGACAGGGAGAGGGTTGGTATAACAGGCATAAGCTATGGCGGCTTCATGACCAACTGGGCCTTAACTCAGTCCGACCTCTTCAAAGCTGGAATAAGCGAGAACGGCATAAGCTACTGGCTGACAAGCTACGCATTCTCGGACATAGGCCTCTGGTATGATGTTGAGGTAATCGGACCGAACCCGCTGGAGAACGAGAACTACAGGAAGCTTAGCCCGCTCTTCTACGCCGACAGGGTTAAAGCGCCGATTCTGCTCATCCACAGCCTTGAGGACTACCGCTGCCCGCTCGACCAGAGTTTAATGTTCTACAACGTGCTCAGGGACATGGGCAAGGAGGCCTACATAGCCATATTCAGGAGGGGCCCGCACGGCCACAGCATACGGGGCAAGCCGAAGCACAGGGCGAAGCGCTACAAGCTCTTCATCGAGTTCTTCGAGAGGAAACTGAAGAAGTACGAGGAGGGCTTCGACGTCGGGAAGATACTGAAGGGCGAAGGAAAGAACGGGGAGAATTAA
- a CDS encoding DUF531 domain-containing protein produces MLTVALYNTYDPKKLHEAHLRAIARAGPIAYAYGFHLALVGFPFEGRPVDVAEEIAGHTTIGEGGKYLLELAQRNRFHLLEFPKKGFPPQFGTPVATTRKPSEEKEITPLELAERALKGESFLLLIGLGRHGLPKEIFKMARYHMDITGKRVSLETCTAIGAIPARISTLMEALRWKDHGRKTWRG; encoded by the coding sequence ATGCTCACGGTGGCGTTGTACAACACCTACGACCCGAAGAAGCTGCACGAGGCCCACCTGAGGGCCATAGCCAGAGCCGGGCCGATAGCTTACGCCTACGGTTTTCACCTGGCTCTGGTGGGATTCCCATTCGAGGGTAGACCTGTTGATGTTGCCGAGGAGATAGCCGGCCATACGACCATAGGCGAGGGAGGGAAGTATCTCCTCGAGCTCGCCCAGAGAAACCGCTTTCACCTCCTCGAGTTCCCGAAGAAGGGCTTTCCCCCGCAGTTCGGCACGCCGGTTGCGACCACCAGAAAGCCGAGCGAGGAGAAGGAGATAACCCCACTTGAGCTCGCGGAGAGGGCTCTGAAAGGCGAGAGTTTTCTGCTCCTGATAGGCCTTGGAAGGCACGGCCTCCCGAAGGAAATATTTAAGATGGCGCGCTATCATATGGATATAACGGGAAAGAGGGTCAGCCTCGAAACCTGCACCGCGATAGGTGCCATACCCGCGAGGATAAGCACCCTCATGGAGGCGTTGAGATGGAAGGATCATGGAAGAAAGACCTGGCGTGGATAG
- a CDS encoding dipeptidase, whose protein sequence is MIFDAHSDLPTFVYDERKKGKTGVLEGNFERFFNSWVSSRVMAVWTRPERRTDATVYGLEVFNALLNDVAESEHFEIVTSTEGMRTAIEEGKVALWLGLEGGEPIGESLDLLEVFYRLGLRVLTLTWSLRNAIGDGVFERTRGGLTNFGVEVVGKAEELGILIDLSHINEAGFWDALDITAFPVIASHSNARELCDHRRNLTDEQIKAIAERDGVIGAVVIPSFIHREHATLERYVEHIAYMVDLAGYKHVGLGFDFVYYLPGWSGKSVDGFEDESRIPALLEKLRENFSEKEVEAITFKNFERVFERVVG, encoded by the coding sequence ATGATATTTGATGCACACTCAGACCTCCCAACGTTCGTTTACGATGAGAGAAAAAAGGGAAAAACCGGCGTCCTTGAAGGGAACTTCGAGCGCTTCTTTAACAGCTGGGTCTCCTCCAGGGTAATGGCCGTATGGACACGGCCGGAGAGGAGAACCGACGCGACGGTCTATGGCCTGGAGGTCTTCAACGCCCTTCTGAACGACGTTGCCGAAAGCGAGCACTTTGAGATCGTCACAAGCACTGAAGGTATGAGAACAGCTATTGAAGAGGGAAAAGTCGCCCTGTGGCTGGGCCTTGAAGGTGGCGAGCCGATCGGCGAGAGCCTCGACCTGCTGGAAGTATTTTACCGCCTGGGCCTCCGCGTTCTGACCCTCACCTGGAGCCTGAGAAACGCCATAGGCGACGGTGTATTTGAGAGGACTAGGGGAGGGCTGACGAACTTCGGCGTTGAGGTTGTTGGTAAAGCCGAGGAGCTGGGCATCCTGATAGACCTGAGCCACATAAACGAAGCCGGCTTCTGGGACGCCCTTGATATCACCGCGTTTCCGGTTATAGCGTCGCACTCCAATGCCAGGGAACTGTGCGACCACCGGAGAAACCTCACCGATGAACAGATAAAGGCCATAGCGGAGCGCGATGGTGTCATCGGGGCGGTGGTGATTCCAAGCTTCATCCACAGGGAGCACGCGACGCTGGAAAGGTACGTGGAGCACATAGCGTACATGGTGGATTTAGCCGGTTACAAACACGTCGGTCTTGGCTTTGATTTCGTGTACTATCTTCCCGGCTGGAGCGGGAAGAGCGTCGATGGCTTCGAGGACGAGTCGAGGATTCCAGCGTTGCTCGAGAAACTGAGGGAGAACTTTAGCGAAAAAGAGGTCGAGGCGATAACCTTCAAGAACTTCGAGCGCGTTTTTGAGAGGGTGGTGGGTTAG
- a CDS encoding signal peptidase I: protein MEGSWKKDLAWIVVVLLTVFTLQAGLKMVLHTDSPLVIVVSGSMEPVFYRGDVVLLKGINEDSIDEIHVDDVIVYKRPGYEYPIIHRVREITTVELNGRVEKCFVTWGDNNWAPDPPYPTPYGTVPCVPAYAVENKALLVFPKIGLIPLIIREHLGLG from the coding sequence ATGGAAGGATCATGGAAGAAAGACCTGGCGTGGATAGTCGTAGTCCTGCTGACAGTCTTCACGCTTCAGGCAGGCCTTAAGATGGTGCTTCACACGGACTCGCCCCTTGTCATAGTGGTCAGCGGCTCAATGGAGCCGGTGTTCTACAGGGGCGATGTGGTGCTGCTGAAGGGAATAAATGAGGACAGCATAGACGAGATCCATGTCGATGATGTTATAGTCTACAAGCGCCCGGGATATGAGTACCCCATAATCCACCGTGTGAGGGAAATAACGACCGTTGAGCTCAACGGGAGAGTGGAAAAGTGCTTTGTGACGTGGGGGGACAACAACTGGGCTCCCGACCCCCCTTATCCGACACCCTACGGCACCGTCCCCTGCGTCCCGGCCTACGCCGTTGAGAACAAGGCCCTGCTGGTCTTCCCGAAGATAGGGCTTATCCCACTGATAATACGGGAACACCTCGGCCTGGGATGA
- a CDS encoding pyridoxal phosphate-dependent aminotransferase, translating into MRYKKRKYFLAGRINLIQRSKIRELFEKAKKMEDVISLGIGEPDFDTPSVIKEAAKRAIDEGYTHYTPNAGIPEFREAIAEYYKTHYKVDVSPNDIIVTAGAYEATYLAFQTLLEQDDDVIIPDPAFVCYVEDAKIAEAGIIRIPLREENDFQIDPDELVEAITKRTRMLVINYPNNPTGAVLKKKTVKAIADIAEDYNLYILSDEPYEHFLYEGAKHYPMIKYAPDNTILANSFSKTFAMTGWRLGFTIAPSQVIRDMIKLHAYVIGNVTSFIQIAGITALRDKRSWEAVEKMRQTYAERRRLVLKHLNRMPHVTPFKPKGAFYIWAKIDPGLDMSSEDFAEWLLENAGVVVIPGTAFGKAGEGWIRISYATDKQRLTEAMRRMNEALSKL; encoded by the coding sequence ATGAGGTATAAAAAGCGCAAGTATTTCCTTGCTGGCAGGATAAACCTCATCCAGCGCTCAAAAATCAGGGAGCTCTTCGAAAAGGCAAAGAAAATGGAGGACGTCATCTCGCTGGGAATAGGAGAGCCGGATTTTGACACCCCCTCAGTCATTAAGGAGGCGGCAAAGAGGGCTATAGATGAGGGTTACACCCACTACACGCCCAACGCGGGCATTCCCGAGTTCCGCGAAGCGATAGCCGAGTACTACAAGACGCACTACAAAGTTGACGTCTCCCCCAACGACATAATAGTCACCGCGGGTGCCTACGAGGCCACATATCTGGCCTTCCAGACCCTTCTTGAGCAGGATGACGACGTCATAATACCCGATCCAGCTTTTGTCTGCTACGTTGAGGACGCGAAGATAGCCGAGGCAGGCATCATAAGGATCCCCCTGCGGGAGGAGAACGATTTCCAGATAGACCCCGATGAGCTGGTTGAGGCGATAACCAAACGCACAAGGATGCTCGTCATCAACTATCCGAACAACCCGACTGGCGCCGTCCTCAAAAAGAAGACCGTGAAAGCAATCGCGGATATAGCAGAGGACTACAACCTCTACATTCTCAGCGACGAGCCCTACGAGCACTTCCTCTACGAGGGGGCCAAGCACTACCCGATGATAAAGTACGCTCCCGACAACACCATCCTCGCCAACAGTTTCTCCAAGACCTTCGCCATGACCGGCTGGCGTCTGGGCTTCACCATAGCCCCCAGCCAGGTCATCAGGGACATGATAAAGCTCCACGCTTACGTCATCGGAAACGTCACATCATTCATCCAGATAGCGGGAATAACAGCTCTCAGGGACAAGCGCAGCTGGGAAGCGGTTGAGAAGATGCGCCAGACTTACGCCGAGAGGAGGAGGCTCGTCCTCAAGCACCTCAACAGGATGCCGCACGTTACGCCATTCAAGCCAAAGGGTGCGTTCTACATATGGGCCAAAATAGATCCGGGCCTCGACATGAGCAGTGAAGACTTCGCTGAGTGGCTTCTGGAAAACGCAGGGGTGGTCGTGATTCCGGGAACTGCCTTTGGAAAGGCCGGAGAGGGCTGGATAAGAATAAGCTACGCTACGGACAAACAGAGGCTCACCGAGGCCATGCGGCGGATGAACGAGGCGCTCTCAAAGCTGTGA
- the ftsZ gene encoding cell division protein FtsZ, whose protein sequence is MVFKLLEQAGIKLDLEDEEPKAAAFEGFSDENLEDLIRIVIVGVGGSGNNTVTRLYELGVQGAELIAMNTDAQHLARTKAHKKLLLGREITHGKGSGGNPEIGYHAAEASAHEIAEVIGDADLVFITAGMGNGTGTGAAPVVARIIKERAKHSGRFREPLVVSVVTFPFKNEGKIRIEKAKAGIKALMYYSDTVIIIENDKLLKLVPKLPINVAFRFADEIIARMVKGITETIKLPSMVNIDFADVYSVMHKGGAALIGIGESDSSNRAVDAVKNALENKMLEVEYGSGDRALVHFTVGPDVSLGEINDAMNIVYEKLGEKSEIKWGARIDEDMGKVVRAMVIMTGVKSPHILGGAEALQVAGSPKENIIMGRQVKPFKSAATDFDRIFRTISEKQDKGRRELPPYARRVLDDFIDIA, encoded by the coding sequence ATGGTATTTAAACTCCTGGAACAGGCTGGGATAAAACTGGATCTGGAAGACGAGGAGCCAAAGGCAGCGGCGTTTGAGGGGTTCTCCGATGAGAACCTTGAAGACCTAATAAGGATAGTCATTGTGGGTGTGGGAGGTTCCGGGAACAACACGGTGACGAGGCTCTACGAGCTTGGAGTCCAGGGAGCTGAGCTCATTGCTATGAACACCGATGCCCAGCACCTTGCCCGAACAAAGGCCCACAAGAAGCTTCTCCTCGGCAGGGAAATAACCCACGGCAAGGGGTCTGGGGGAAATCCGGAGATAGGCTATCATGCCGCCGAAGCCAGCGCCCATGAGATAGCTGAGGTCATCGGCGATGCAGACCTCGTGTTCATAACCGCGGGCATGGGCAACGGTACAGGTACCGGTGCCGCACCTGTTGTCGCCAGGATAATAAAGGAGCGCGCCAAGCACAGCGGTCGTTTCAGGGAGCCCCTCGTTGTCAGTGTTGTCACATTTCCCTTTAAAAACGAGGGGAAGATAAGGATTGAGAAAGCCAAGGCGGGGATAAAGGCCCTTATGTACTATTCCGACACCGTCATCATCATCGAGAACGATAAGCTCCTCAAGCTCGTCCCCAAGCTTCCAATAAACGTCGCCTTCCGCTTCGCCGATGAGATAATCGCCAGGATGGTGAAGGGCATAACCGAGACGATAAAGCTCCCCTCCATGGTCAACATAGACTTTGCCGACGTCTACAGCGTGATGCACAAGGGCGGAGCGGCTCTGATAGGCATTGGAGAGAGCGACTCCAGCAACAGGGCCGTCGATGCCGTTAAGAACGCCCTTGAGAACAAGATGCTCGAGGTTGAGTACGGCAGCGGCGACAGGGCACTCGTCCACTTTACCGTGGGGCCGGACGTGAGCCTCGGCGAGATAAACGACGCTATGAACATCGTCTACGAGAAGCTCGGCGAGAAGAGCGAAATCAAGTGGGGCGCCAGGATAGACGAGGACATGGGTAAAGTGGTCAGGGCCATGGTCATCATGACCGGTGTTAAGAGCCCGCACATCCTTGGGGGGGCGGAGGCGCTCCAGGTCGCCGGGTCCCCGAAGGAGAACATCATAATGGGCAGGCAGGTGAAGCCCTTCAAGTCTGCGGCCACGGATTTTGACAGGATTTTCAGGACCATTTCTGAAAAACAGGATAAGGGGAGGAGAGAGCTTCCACCCTACGCCAGGAGGGTTCTTGACGATTTTATTGACATAGCCTGA
- a CDS encoding TMEM165/GDT1 family protein has protein sequence MIFLAELGDKTQLATMVLASKYGWKTAFTGAILGLAAVNLLGAILGDKLGEMVPIEIVHKFAGALFIVFGALMILGKI, from the coding sequence ATGATCTTCCTAGCAGAGCTCGGGGACAAGACCCAGCTCGCAACCATGGTCTTGGCCTCAAAATACGGGTGGAAGACAGCCTTTACCGGCGCGATTCTTGGTCTCGCGGCGGTGAATTTGCTCGGGGCCATACTGGGGGACAAACTGGGAGAAATGGTACCAATCGAGATCGTCCACAAGTTTGCCGGAGCGCTGTTCATAGTTTTCGGGGCGCTCATGATTCTCGGAAAGATTTAG
- a CDS encoding Lrp/AsnC family transcriptional regulator codes for MVTAFILMVTAAGKEREVMEKLLAMPEVKEAYVVYGEYDLVVKVETDTLKDLDQFITEKIRKMSEIQMTSTMIAI; via the coding sequence ATGGTGACGGCTTTTATTTTGATGGTGACGGCCGCTGGAAAGGAAAGGGAAGTTATGGAGAAGCTTCTGGCCATGCCGGAGGTTAAGGAGGCTTACGTGGTCTATGGCGAGTACGACCTCGTCGTTAAGGTTGAGACCGACACGCTCAAGGACCTTGACCAGTTCATCACGGAGAAGATAAGGAAGATGTCCGAGATACAGATGACCTCGACGATGATAGCCATCTGA
- a CDS encoding serine/threonine protein kinase encodes MFDHLISKAQLGRFYSHLKSLGFEEIRPYAKGTTSLIFGARLDEKNVIIKLQRPDSPRQNFAREAEIVRTIEPFGITPPLIAYGVFEGLEYLIREFAEGEIIFYAELEKRHLFEIVEKTTLLDRLGLDHGQIQGGKHIIVGERVYLIDFEKANWRKPKNLTSAMAMIFLNDNYISRRVRAKFGITPDFLKGMREELRTYKKTGKLSGLLSLLSRL; translated from the coding sequence ATGTTCGACCACCTGATAAGCAAAGCCCAGCTGGGGCGGTTTTACTCTCACCTGAAATCGCTTGGATTTGAGGAAATTCGCCCCTACGCCAAGGGGACCACGAGCCTTATCTTCGGCGCTCGATTAGATGAAAAAAACGTCATTATTAAGCTCCAAAGACCCGACTCACCGAGGCAGAACTTCGCGAGGGAAGCGGAAATCGTCAGGACGATAGAGCCCTTCGGGATAACTCCCCCGCTGATAGCCTACGGCGTCTTTGAGGGCCTTGAATATCTCATCCGGGAGTTCGCTGAAGGAGAGATAATCTTCTACGCCGAGCTTGAAAAGCGCCATCTCTTTGAGATAGTTGAGAAGACGACTCTACTCGATAGGCTCGGCCTTGACCACGGTCAGATTCAGGGCGGCAAGCACATAATAGTCGGCGAGCGGGTTTACCTCATAGACTTCGAGAAGGCCAACTGGAGGAAGCCGAAGAACCTCACCTCCGCGATGGCGATGATTTTCCTCAACGACAACTACATCTCGCGTCGGGTGAGGGCGAAGTTCGGCATCACCCCTGACTTTCTTAAGGGGATGAGGGAAGAGCTGCGGACATATAAGAAGACGGGAAAGCTCTCAGGCCTCCTGAGCCTTCTTTCTCGCCTTTAA